A genomic region of Echeneis naucrates chromosome 24, fEcheNa1.1, whole genome shotgun sequence contains the following coding sequences:
- the rad51 gene encoding DNA repair protein RAD51 homolog 1 isoform X1 — translation MAMRNEARVEAEVEEEENYGPQPLCRLEQCGISASDIKKLEDAGFHTIEAVAYAPKKELLHIKGISEAKADKILAEAAKLVPMGFTTATEFHQRRAEIIQIATGSKELDKLLQGGIETGSITEMFGEFRTGKTQLCHTLAVTCQLPIDQGGGEGKAMYIDTEGTFRPERLLAVAERYGLVGSDVLDNVAYARAFNTDHQTQLLYQASAMMAESRYALLIVDSATALYRTDYSGRGELSARQGHLGRFLRMLLRLADEFGVAVVITNQVVAQVDGAAMFSADPKKPIGGNILAHASTTRLYLRKGRGETRICKIYDSPCLPEAEAMFAINADGVGDAKD, via the exons ATGGCTATGAGGAACGAGGCCAGGGTTGAGGCagaagtggaggaagaagaaaactaTGGCCCACAGCCTCTGTGTCGACTGGAG CAATGCGGGATTAGTGCCAGCGACATTAAGAAGCTGGAGGATGCAGGCTTCCATACAATTGAAGCAGTGGCCTACGCACCCAAGAAGGAGCTGCTTCATATTAAGGGCATCAGTGAGGCCAAAGCTGACAAAATTCTG GCTGAAGCAGCCAAACTGGTGCCTATGGGCTTCACCACAGCCACTGAGTTCCACCAGAGGAGAGCAGAAATCATCCAGATCGCCACAGGTTCCAAGGAACTTGACAAACTACTTCAGG GTGGGATTGAGACAGGTTCCATCACAGAGATGTTTGGTGAGTTTCGGACAGGAAAGACCCAGCTCTGCCACACACTTGCTGTGACATGTCAG CTGCCCATTGATCAGGGGGGTGGAGAAGGTAAAGCCATGTACATTGACACAGAGGGAACCTTCAGACCAGAGAGGCTCCTTGCCGTAGCTGAGAG GTATGGGCTAGTAGGTAGTGATGTTCTAGACAACGTTGCTTATGCTCGAGCTTTTAACACAGATCATCAGACTCAGCTGCTGTATCAAGCCTCTGCCATGATGGCTGAGTCCAG ATATGCCCTGCTGATAGTGGACAGTGCCACTGCTTTGTACAGAACAGACTACTCAGGTAGAGGAGAGTTGTCAGCCAGACAGGGACACCTGGGTCGATTCCTCCGCATGCTGCTAAGGCTGGCAGATGAG TTTGGTGTTGCTGTAGTGATAACCAACCAGGTCGTAGCACAGGTAGATGGAGCAGCCATGTTCTCTGCAGATCCCAAAAAACCCATTGGTGGCAACATTCTGGCTCATGCTTCCACTACACG TCTGTACCTGAGGAAAGGTCGAGGAGAGACTAGGATCTGTAAAATCTACGATTCACCCTGCCTGCCAGAGGCTGAAGCTATGTTTGCCATCAATGCTGACGGAGTGGGTGATGCCAAGGACTGA
- the rad51 gene encoding DNA repair protein RAD51 homolog 1 isoform X2, which produces MAHSLCVDWSNAGLVPATLRSWRMQASIQLKQWPTHPRRSCFILRASVRPKLTKFWLKQPNWCLWASPQPLSSTRGEQKSSRSPQVPRNLTNYFRVCTFCGIETGSITEMFGEFRTGKTQLCHTLAVTCQLPIDQGGGEGKAMYIDTEGTFRPERLLAVAERYGLVGSDVLDNVAYARAFNTDHQTQLLYQASAMMAESRYALLIVDSATALYRTDYSGRGELSARQGHLGRFLRMLLRLADEFGVAVVITNQVVAQVDGAAMFSADPKKPIGGNILAHASTTRLYLRKGRGETRICKIYDSPCLPEAEAMFAINADGVGDAKD; this is translated from the exons aTGGCCCACAGCCTCTGTGTCGACTGGAG CAATGCGGGATTAGTGCCAGCGACATTAAGAAGCTGGAGGATGCAGGCTTCCATACAATTGAAGCAGTGGCCTACGCACCCAAGAAGGAGCTGCTTCATATTAAGGGCATCAGTGAGGCCAAAGCTGACAAAATTCTG GCTGAAGCAGCCAAACTGGTGCCTATGGGCTTCACCACAGCCACTGAGTTCCACCAGAGGAGAGCAGAAATCATCCAGATCGCCACAGGTTCCAAGGAACTTGACAAACTACTTCAGGGTCTGTACTTTCT GTGGGATTGAGACAGGTTCCATCACAGAGATGTTTGGTGAGTTTCGGACAGGAAAGACCCAGCTCTGCCACACACTTGCTGTGACATGTCAG CTGCCCATTGATCAGGGGGGTGGAGAAGGTAAAGCCATGTACATTGACACAGAGGGAACCTTCAGACCAGAGAGGCTCCTTGCCGTAGCTGAGAG GTATGGGCTAGTAGGTAGTGATGTTCTAGACAACGTTGCTTATGCTCGAGCTTTTAACACAGATCATCAGACTCAGCTGCTGTATCAAGCCTCTGCCATGATGGCTGAGTCCAG ATATGCCCTGCTGATAGTGGACAGTGCCACTGCTTTGTACAGAACAGACTACTCAGGTAGAGGAGAGTTGTCAGCCAGACAGGGACACCTGGGTCGATTCCTCCGCATGCTGCTAAGGCTGGCAGATGAG TTTGGTGTTGCTGTAGTGATAACCAACCAGGTCGTAGCACAGGTAGATGGAGCAGCCATGTTCTCTGCAGATCCCAAAAAACCCATTGGTGGCAACATTCTGGCTCATGCTTCCACTACACG TCTGTACCTGAGGAAAGGTCGAGGAGAGACTAGGATCTGTAAAATCTACGATTCACCCTGCCTGCCAGAGGCTGAAGCTATGTTTGCCATCAATGCTGACGGAGTGGGTGATGCCAAGGACTGA